The following is a genomic window from Strongyloides ratti genome assembly S_ratti_ED321, chromosome : 1.
ttaatatatcttattatttatcacattatatatgattaaaaatttagtataaaaaaagaacaaaGAAAAGAATTGTCAAGAAATTATCAATTAAcagaaaattataaataaagaactttatttttaccaATTTTTATTGTCAATACAACTTTTCAatctttttttgaatttttttttgtttgataataatacaaacaattataatacttttgattatttttatagaatgttatgtttataaaaaattaataattaatatttatttattaatgtttaattgttgcaattaataaataatgtttttttttttgttatttttcaatatactTCTAAtacgaaaaaaaaagaataattttatattaaaattttccaacaaataattttaccatTTTGTTTACCATTAGGTAaagaaaaactttaaaatttttttttcaaattgaaatacaaataaataaagttgaataaaaatatatgcttaaagaaaatacagaataattgttaaataaaatatttttaaatacacttttatcaaatttaaaaaaaaaattttattttttgtctTAAAATATACCcgttatttacaaaaaaaaatgtaatttgaaaaattatgtgatattaatcatttaattgtttttctaaatattcacATATATCATTAACCATCTCTTTTTGTGTAGAACTAAATGGCATATTTAATGTTCCATGTATTCCTTTaggataatatttattaacaacAGGAATACCAAATTTCTTAAGTTTACTTCCATATAACATACCATCATCACGAAGAATATCAAATCCACATGTTCCAATGAATGTATTTGGCATATTATGTAAATCTTCTGCAACAATAGGAGCAAAATCTGGATTTAAAGCAAAGTGAGCAAAAATATTCGACAAATCTTCATCTTCttcatatatttttggtCTTGTATAtgattttattgatattaattCTAATGGTAAATTATTATGATCAAGAAAatctatataatttttggaatatcttattttttttgatacatgttgatttcttaaaattttatatgcaTTTTCTTCAGTTTTTTTGCAGCCTGTATAAAGAAGGATTCCTCTAGCCATTGCCATTGGATGAAGGATAGCTGTATGAAGGtattcattataatatttttggtaACTTGGTGATTTAAAATCCAAGCATGATGTTAATggataaattaaaacttgacatttcaaatatttatttcctCTTCTCATTGATTTTTGTGCAGCAACTGTAGCAAGATTACCACCAGCTGAATCACccattaaaacaatttttgttggatcaatattatattctttgtatatatttgtaCAAAATTCCTCTACAACTCTATCACATTCATTAACAGCACatggaaaaatattttctggtgctttagaataattaattgatataacAAAACATCCTAGACgctttattatttgaaaaattactTGATCATAAAAATTTGGTTCTAAAAAGCACCAACCTCCTCCTggaataaatattatagcatggtcattttttttatgttttccTTTTGGTTGATATACACGACACTCTACattacttatatttttattaaatatatttaaccaTTTAGGCTTTAAtggttttataataaatgctgtttttgtaataaatctTGCTAATCTCACACGTCCTTCATGACCCCAAAAATATCCTACAATAGTAccctataaatatttatataattttgtttaaaataaataattaatttacaagatattcattaaaaattcttaaacaaatttcaaatatatgTATCATAGATTTATCTCCAATTTCAGATGGTAATGGTATATGAAATTTTGGTAATATAACAAAACAAATtgtgattataaaaattattaaatctaTCACTagattattcattttttctaaaaaaaaaaattaaaataactttagataagatttttctaaaaataaattatttttattaaataattaattaatatttttttttctttaaatatacttttaaatacaataatattttaattataaactatgaaattaattatatatcaaatttaatatattgaaaaagaataatgataaagaaatataagtagagaatatattaaattgtacatcaaatttttttttatatataaatcacttattgaaataatttgTAGAAAATGATGACTGTAGGCATAGCTACAAAATTTGATAAGATAGtgtaatatagaaaaataatttattttatatatgtaattaaatatcaatgttctaattataaaaatcacCCCATGTTTTTATAGagagaaaaataaaagttttggTTTATTCTaatcaaataatttgtttgtagtaaataatatattaataaaaaagatacatttacattttttaatttattaaaaaaaaaaaagaagattttttcatctttattaaaaaccTACTAttcatcatttattttaatgataatataaaaaagtaaatgattataatttataaaaaaaaagtggcCTTTGGAATGAGACATAgatgtaataataatgataagtTTAAAACTTTGTACAATTAATTTAGATAGAAAAGCAGGTTcatgattataaaaagattaaatttttaactactTACCACtatattaataacttttatactattttagatgttttaataaattaatgtaaaaattaagtaattaataatattttcaaaaataataaaataaatatataaattaattttttttttatatcatattttatgaaatattttgaataaaattaacaatatcTTTAGACATTTCATTAGCAACAACACTTAAAGGTATTGTCATTGAACCATgaatactatttttataatttttcaattttactGATACACCAgcatcttttaatttattattaaacaatattcCTTCATCACGTAATATATCATAATTAGAcgttaatataaatgttggtggtaaaaatgataatttttctttacaaCACATTAATGGTGAAAATTCTgagtttaataaatatttttccattTTATTTGCTAATTCCAGATCTGGAggtgaaaaattattagaattttctatatatttaacattttctacaaaatttattagttttttaGCATTAAAtgattctttaaaaataggattttctctaatttttttagatatatgaccattttgtttaataatttcaacaccatttttaatatcatctAATCcaagatataataatatcCATCTTGCCATATTATCAGGACTTAACATAccagaatttttaaaattatcattataatattgataacttggtaataaaaaatgaaaaacaCCTGTAACTGGATATggtaaaattaaacatttaatagGTATTTTATCACTAAATTTAGATAATCTTAAAGCAACTGCTAAACATAAATTACCACCAGCAGATTCACCCATAAGAGATATcttatttctattaatatttaattctttataataattatcataaattGTTGTTACAACTTTTTCTATCTCATCAATAGCTGTACCAAAGCGTTTTTCTGGTGATAAAGAATAATCTActgatattaaaattgtacctaaattttttattatattatataatgaaaaatcaCAAAAATGAGTTTTCATTATACACCAACCACCACCATGTGCAAAAATAATACATCCatcatattttcttttattattttttggtaTATATAATCTACAATTTATATTaccaattttaatatttttaattattaaccATTTTGGTTTTCTTAATggtatagaaaataaaaaatttgtaaataacCGTTGCCAAATATTGAAACCTTTTATaccataaaatttttctattattaatcCAATAAAATGACTTATTTGAATCAAAATggtaaaaaactttattttataataatcacCAATATCATtaggtatatttttattaaaaaaaaaataaaatattataataatagatattgctaataatattaccatatttagatataaaagtttaaaaaatattttaattaaaaaagattttatagaATAATGCAAAtctgtatatatatatatatatataggtACAACTTTATAATCACTTTCTAACAGGGTTAAATGCTTTTATATAAGATTCAAGATAtacatatatgtatatataatgcCTATTTATGTATactaaagttttattaaattaaactatatagatgtgttttaaattaaacattatatattcattagTATTGTTAATAGGTCAAcagtataattttaatattttatataaaggttaaaagtattttatttataaaaatatattataattatatattattttatgcttatcaaattattattatttttttaatattttataaaaaataaataaataaaaaattttttaaaaatatttgcgCTCTGCTAATGTAGATAAGTAAGAACATCATTGAAACATCATAGGTCGTTTTTCTTCATAGCGCATTTACTATcaactaaatatatatatatatatatagagaTAGATAGATAGATAATGTAATAGTAGTAGTAGTAGAAAATTTATCTACCGCTGATGATTGTCAAACGCTAGACAAGTCAACTACTAATTATTGGAAAAAATTCCTTACAATTAAatcttaatttatataaaatataaatagtttaacaataattaaaagataataatttattataattgaaatataaaatatttttttttaatataaatatacccGTAAAAAAAAccacaatattttataataaataattcatttcattttaaattcttttttctaaataattacTAATATCTTCAATAATTTGAGTTCTTTGTTCACTGTAAGGCATATTCATAATTCCATGATATGCTAATGGATAATGTTTCCAGTCAACTGGAACACCTTTTCTACTTAACTTTTTTGCATATAATATTCCTTCATCACGTAATATATCATAACCAcatgttattattaaagcTTCAGGTAAATTTTCCATATCCTCAGCTATTATAGGACAAAAATCAGAACTTTTGGcaaattttgtatataatgGAGCTAATTCAGGACAtggttttatattattaactggttttttataaatatctggatttgtaaaaattgatGGTAAATGATCATGATTTAAtgattctttaatatttatatcatttataaaatcttCCTCTAAATGttgattatttaaacattttttaatatttgttgatGTTGCTGGTATAcctaaatataaaagataccatcttgttaatataaaaggATTAAGTATAGCAGTATTAGGAtattcattataatattgttgaAATGATGGAGTTGAAAAATCTAATGTACTAGTTACAGGATATATTAAAACTTGagctttaaaataatttttacctTTTCTTTTACAACGTTGTGTTGTAACTGTACTTAAATTACCACCAGCAGAGTCAcccataataataatactagTTGGATCTATATCAAAATTAGCATAACTAGATTCACAAAATTCTGTAACAACATCTTCAATCTGATTAACTTGTCGTGGATAAACATATTCTGGAGCCCAATCATAATCAATAGAAATAACAAAACATCCAAGATtagttattaaattaattaacataGAATCAAAACATTTTGGTGATAATGAACAAAAACCGCCACcatgaatataaataatagcACCATcagtttttttataattttttgatggAATATATGTTCTACATTTAACACCAGCAATATAAAttgtttcaatttttaacCAATCAGGATATTTagtagaaaatatataaaaaggtAATGCTAACCAAAATctggtaaaaatatttcttactTTAGGTCCAGATAAATTTTCAACTAAATTACCTAAATATTCATTAGATaatcttaataataattctaatGTTTGTAATTTTACTCTATCACAAATGTTGTTAGGTATTGGTATATGAATTAATgccaaaaataaaataataatgccTGTccaaataaacatttttgaaataaaagagGCACTAAATATTCTTATAGATTCAGAAAATGTACCATCAACAATTTTTGGtgtaaactaaaaataaaaaaaaagtttttttttagttgaaatttgaatgattattattattacgtgataatataaaaatggaatactttttatttctatttacaattataattCAAAGATAATCAAGtaagaatataaattttctagataattatctaaatttttagGTGAAATAGAAATTATATACTTTGATAGAACATTTCTcttttatgtattttatctttaattttattattttaataattttatgtgAAAATATATCCCCTAAATTTTcttgaaataatataaataatattacatttatttagATTAGTTATACTAATAttcattaacaataaaaattaaatttataaaattaaaaaaaaaagaataaacttacacttataattttatcttcatctggtaaataaatcatttgcAAATATTCCATAAAGAAATCACCAATAACATATCGTGCACTTAAAAGTAATGATAACATCTTTAGATGTTGTACTTTAAAAGTTAGATTATAagttgtaaaataatttataatatctaataatagataataaaaaaaagaattttctatatttgtattaataaatgtctaaaaaaattaaaaaagttggtatagaaaatatttatttattaaatttctttttattgaaatatatatatatatatatatatatatatataaatagatattatttgttaataaatgattaaaattagttaaaGTTGTTGTAAtgattagaaaaatattatataatttaaatgtgTATTggaagttaaaataaattttctctTAACATTGCCTTCGGGAAAAATGTTCAaaacttttacttttttaaagcAGATTTATAGTAATGTTAATACAGAAACCTGTTTATAGAAGAGGGAAATATTTGgttgatataataaataaatatatatatatatatatatacatttatttaaaatttttattatattatttaaaatctaAAATATGAATGAGAAATAATTCATGAATGAATCAAACTTTTTGAggttatttatatatatcagAAGGTAAATATTTCAATGATTAACTTcttaaatgaaaaagattAAAGTTTTTGAACTGGGTCATTAGAATTGAAAAggataaatataatacaaattttaagttataattattatttatatttaaattttatataggaataataataaaaagaacaTTATAATATAGTTTACTTATCTCTGGggtattttctaaaataattgtgaaaataataattaaagtttGATAAACtcaactatatttttttttaaaattattttagttaatctaaattcttcttttttgaaggtgacaaattttttgactggaacaaaaatttaaagggtaagataagaatattaatttgaaaagaaaaacaaggtaaacaacatttttaattttcaaatttgacaaataattaaatatttttttttatatttgtagaagtgtaattttaaaattaaataattttaataaaagtagaaacaaaatatatatatttaaaactatattgatatacattttttttctatatcaatgattattttactttttttttgtaaaaaaaaaaccaatataaaattaattataataaatatgtttcaaggaagaaaaattatttagaataaagttgttttttatttattgatcAAACCATTTAAAGTCAATGATTTTATacagaaaataaataaataattggcatagaaaattaaaaaatttagacaaagaaaaatattgtttacatcttattatttaattaacagttgacaaaaatattttcattaaaaagtaatcATCACATGTTTATGGAAAATAAGATTTtcagaatattttttttggtaaaatgacaaaaatgaaaaaaatttattttatcaaaatatttattaaacttctccgccttttatataattataactaTATTTAGAATTAACAAAACTTgtgattcatttttttttgtttatataatacTAACAATCAAcagataataaatattatcttactttttttcataaatgtatacaattttaaataaatcaaatttattttaaaaagaagaCATCAGCagaataatatatacattaatatttttaatagaaaaagagGCAGATTTTCttgaaaaatttgtaaaGATATTCTTTACGtgttttgaatattttaaatcactaacaaatatatgtattcatatatatatatatatatatgttgtCTTTACTTCTTCTTAAAGATAAGGCATTAAAAGTTTTGTAACTGTTATTAGTAACAAATTAAAATCGGATTGTATTTGGATAAGAAGATTGTAAATAAGATGAACCTCATACTAATTATTATTGAATTActtagaaaaattttcactttatcaatattaactATTATATGATGTATTTTAActatcatatatttatttatttattttttgttgttaaCTTTTATGGAAATGTTATGgtaagataaaatatataaatatattttttttgtacatacctattaatttaattaattaattttatctaaaatattacCTAATATAACACGTGGTGtaactatttattatttttagagtACCACTAGTTGgttttcaaaaaaagaaCCATTTATTCCATCAATAAAGAATGTTGGTGTTGTAACATTAGTAACCGGAATGTTAGAAAGAACTTCTTCAGCAAATAAATGTATTGGTGCTGTGACattaattaaagataatggatattttattgttgttGATTCACCTTCAGCAACTGATATGatttcaaaagaaaaaatgcTTAAAACTTTAgcattacaaaaaatatcaCCAACTGAGATACAAATGGCTATTACTACACATGGTCATCCAGATCATTTTGGTCAaggattattattttcaaatgcACGACATTTTTTTGCTAGTTATGAGTATACAGATAATACCTATATTACAACGGATTTATCAACTAATGATTCTATGAAGTTAACACATCACGTTGAAATTTGGAATACTCCTGGTCATACTAATCAAGATGTTTCTATTATTGTTAGAACATCTTGTTGTGGAACTATCGCTGTTGTTGGTGATCTTTTTTATGATGAAAATGATGCTAATggagatattaaaaattggaTTAATGAAGCATGGAATCCAAAATTAGGAATGATTAATAGAAGAAAAGTTATTTGTAATGCTAATAGAATTGTTCCTGGTCATGGACCAATGTTTAAAGTTACtgataatatgaaaaaactATACAATTGTtctaaatgtataaaatgtGCAGCTATTAATGTTAGATGTAAAGTTTGCAAACCTATTAtggaaaaagttttaattacAACAAAATCAATAACTACTACAACTGATACTCCAACGACACTATTTATTCCAACAACAACAACTGAAATTCCAACAACGATATTTACTAGTACTACAACAGAATTTCCAACAACAATGTCTACTAGTACTACAACTGAAATTCCAACAACAATGTCTACTAGTACTACAACTGAAATTCCAACGACAATGTCTACTAGTACTACAACAGAATTTTTAACAACATCGTCTACTAGTACTACAACTGAAATTCCAACAACGATATTTACTAGTACTACAACAGATTTTCCAACAACAATATCTACTAGTACTAAAACTGAAATTCCAACAACAATATCTACTACTACTGCTACAACTGAATCTCCAACTATTATGActaatatattaacaaaaattactACTAAATCTTTAACAAATAcaggtaaaaaaattatattaaaaaagtcttttttattaatgaaaacCACTTAAACATTCTTAAATTTGACCTTTAcaattaatgaaatattaaaaaaaaatataaatatttttcttaattatagaaaataaaatttctgaTATAAATCAAATTAATTCTATGATAACAACATCAACAACAATTCCATTATGCTTTAATGGTCCACAGTTAcagtattatatttttactcaTCCATGTCTACCATGTCCTACATGTCCAATTTATTATCCaacaaaaaatgataaagcTGAATTTAATTTCGATGAATTTgtcttaaaatataatccAATAtc
Proteins encoded in this region:
- a CDS encoding Alpha/beta hydrolase fold-3 domain and Arylacetamide deacetylase family-containing protein, producing the protein MNNLVIDLIIFIITICFVILPKFHIPLPSEIGDKSMIHIFEICLRIFNEYLGTIVGYFWGHEGRVRLARFITKTAFIIKPLKPKWLNIFNKNISNVECRVYQPKGKHKKNDHAIIFIPGGGWCFLEPNFYDQVIFQIIKRLGCFVISINYSKAPENIFPCAVNECDRVVEEFCTNIYKEYNIDPTKIVLMGDSAGGNLATVAAQKSMRRGNKYLKCQVLIYPLTSCLDFKSPSYQKYYNEYLHTAILHPMAMARGILLYTGCKKTEENAYKILRNQHVSKKIRYSKNYIDFLDHNNLPLELISIKSYTRPKIYEEDEDLSNIFAHFALNPDFAPIVAEDLHNMPNTFIGTCGFDILRDDGMLYGSKLKKFGIPVVNKYYPKGIHGTLNMPFSSTQKEMVNDICEYLEKQLND
- a CDS encoding Beta-lactamase-like domain-containing protein, with the translated sequence MMYFNYHIFIYLFFVVNFYGNVMSTTSWFSKKEPFIPSIKNVGVVTLVTGMLERTSSANKCIGAVTLIKDNGYFIVVDSPSATDMISKEKMLKTLALQKISPTEIQMAITTHGHPDHFGQGLLFSNARHFFASYEYTDNTYITTDLSTNDSMKLTHHVEIWNTPGHTNQDVSIIVRTSCCGTIAVVGDLFYDENDANGDIKNWINEAWNPKLGMINRRKVICNANRIVPGHGPMFKVTDNMKKLYNCSKCIKCAAINVRCKVCKPIMEKVLITTKSITTTTDTPTTLFIPTTTTEIPTTIFTSTTTEFPTTMSTSTTTEIPTTMSTSTTTEIPTTMSTSTTTEFLTTSSTSTTTEIPTTIFTSTTTDFPTTISTSTKTEIPTTISTTTATTESPTIMTNILTKITTKSLTNTENKISDINQINSMITTSTTIPLCFNGPQLQYYIFTHPCLPCPTCPIYYPTKNDKAEFNFDEFVLKYNPISKVKNINNEEKINNNLSKLNYQNINNYINSNQKLVQQPIIYPETKSYSILRPFSKISPYFVDDNKKESTTILPITINSNQLPSPFKNVASNFMNYFRSHITKEKSMEDTAKSIVNDALKVIKVNQLDNMLSQQISLFPGVNKIKTNEEKF
- a CDS encoding Alpha/beta hydrolase fold-3 domain-containing protein, whose amino-acid sequence is MLSLLLSARYVIGDFFMEYLQMIYLPDEDKIISFTPKIVDGTFSESIRIFSASFISKMFIWTGIIILFLALIHIPIPNNICDRVKLQTLELLLRLSNEYLGNLVENLSGPKVRNIFTRFWLALPFYIFSTKYPDWLKIETIYIAGVKCRTYIPSKNYKKTDGAIIYIHGGGFCSLSPKCFDSMLINLITNLGCFVISIDYDWAPEYVYPRQVNQIEDVVTEFCESSYANFDIDPTSIIIMGDSAGGNLSTVTTQRCKRKGKNYFKAQVLIYPVTSTLDFSTPSFQQYYNEYPNTAILNPFILTRWYLLYLGIPATSTNIKKCLNNQHLEEDFINDINIKESLNHDHLPSIFTNPDIYKKPVNNIKPCPELAPLYTKFAKSSDFCPIIAEDMENLPEALIITCGYDILRDEGILYAKKLSRKGVPVDWKHYPLAYHGIMNMPYSEQRTQIIEDIKKFYGIKGFNIWQRLFTNFLFSIPLRKPKWLIIKNIKIGNINCRLYIPKNNKRKYDGCIIFAHGGGWCIMKTHFCDFSLYNIIKNLGTILISVDYSLSPEKRFGTAIDEIEKVVTTIYDNYYKELNINRNKISLMGESAGGNLCLAVALRLSKFSDKIPIKCLILPYPVTGVFHFLLPSYQYYNDNFKNSGMLSPDNMARWILLYLGLDDIKNGVEIIKQNGHISKKIRENPIFKESFNAKKLINFVENVKYIENSNNFSPPDLELANKMEKYLLNSEFSPLMCCKEKLSFLPPTFILTSNYDILRDEGILFNNKLKDAGVSVKLKNYKNSIHGSMTIPLSVVANEMSKDIVNFIQNIS